In a genomic window of Planctomycetota bacterium:
- the rplM gene encoding 50S ribosomal protein L13, whose protein sequence is MAKPGEVEQRWWLVDASGKMVGRLASDVAMVLMGKHRPTYTPHIDTGDYVVVINAEKIEMSGKKWQQKLYKWYTGYQGLRSETAEHRRDRRPELIVEEAVRRMLPKTRLGRGMLDKLKVYAGPDHPHQAQGPVAMEAGVK, encoded by the coding sequence ATGGCCAAGCCGGGTGAGGTCGAGCAGCGCTGGTGGCTGGTCGACGCCTCCGGAAAGATGGTCGGCCGGCTGGCCAGCGATGTCGCGATGGTGCTGATGGGCAAGCACCGCCCCACCTACACGCCGCACATCGACACGGGTGATTACGTCGTCGTCATCAACGCCGAAAAGATCGAGATGAGCGGCAAGAAGTGGCAGCAAAAGCTCTACAAGTGGTACACGGGTTACCAGGGGCTGCGCTCCGAGACGGCCGAGCACCGCCGCGACCGGCGCCCGGAATTGATCGTCGAGGAAGCGGTGCGGCGGATGCTGCCCAAGACCCGGCTCGGCCGGGGAATGCTCGACAAACTGAAGGTCTACGCCGGACCCGACCATCCCCATCAGGCGCAGGGCCCGGTGGCGATGGAAGCCGGCGTGAAGTGA
- the rpsI gene encoding 30S ribosomal protein S9, producing the protein MAEEQRVRTVRSGDTVLATGRRKTAVARVRLRPGAGTIIVNGRALDAYFPAVKDRVLVSGALETVGRQAAVDIAIQVDGGGPAGQAGACRLGIARALKSLDGELAEPLRQGGLLTRDGRMKERKKYGLRGARRGTQFSKR; encoded by the coding sequence ATGGCCGAGGAACAGCGGGTGCGGACGGTGCGGTCGGGTGACACGGTCCTGGCGACGGGGCGGCGGAAGACGGCCGTGGCCCGTGTGCGGCTCCGTCCAGGGGCGGGCACGATCATCGTCAACGGCCGAGCACTCGATGCCTACTTCCCCGCGGTCAAGGACCGGGTCCTCGTCAGCGGAGCCCTGGAGACGGTGGGGCGCCAAGCGGCGGTCGACATCGCCATCCAGGTGGACGGCGGCGGGCCGGCCGGCCAAGCCGGCGCCTGCCGGTTGGGGATCGCCCGGGCCCTCAAGTCGCTCGACGGCGAACTGGCCGAACCGCTTCGCCAGGGCGGCCTCCTCACCCGCGACGGGCGGATGAAGGAGCGAAAAAAGTACGGCCTGCGCGGTGCCCGACGCGGCACGCAGTTTTCGAAGCGCTGA
- a CDS encoding DUF1559 domain-containing protein produces MLIKSRCGFTLVELLVVIAIIGTLVGLLLPAIQGAREAARRVSCHNNLKQLGVALHNHLTARGHLPPSSDLAGSRVGGTTGQPWSGQALMLPYLEGDSVYRAIDFSKGYHDAAHRPPKMPFILASTRVDVLMCPSEPKNQARLASDGTPEHYPLNYALSVGHFLVHDPVAKADGGAAFAPDAKFRAAAVPDGLSKTLAMSEVKAFTPRYHDCSTPPHEPPSTPAAVFTSGGSWSATNGHTEWVCGRAIHNGFTTTFPPNTVISHVNGGTTYDISVTSSREGRSATEPTFAVIPSRSHHPGTVASLFLDGSVRSIANEIAPTTWRALGSRAGGEVTGDE; encoded by the coding sequence GTGCTGATCAAGTCGAGATGCGGATTCACACTCGTCGAGTTGCTGGTGGTCATCGCGATCATCGGCACCTTGGTTGGCCTGCTGCTTCCCGCCATTCAGGGGGCCCGCGAAGCGGCCCGACGGGTATCGTGCCACAACAACCTGAAGCAACTCGGCGTGGCGCTCCACAACCACCTCACCGCCCGTGGACACCTCCCCCCGTCAAGTGACTTGGCCGGTTCGCGAGTCGGCGGCACGACGGGACAGCCTTGGTCCGGTCAGGCACTGATGCTGCCCTACCTCGAGGGAGACTCGGTCTACCGCGCGATCGACTTTTCCAAGGGCTATCACGACGCCGCTCACCGCCCACCGAAGATGCCGTTCATCCTCGCATCGACGCGCGTCGACGTGCTGATGTGCCCGTCCGAGCCGAAGAACCAGGCGCGGCTGGCGAGCGACGGGACTCCGGAGCACTATCCGCTCAACTACGCCCTCAGCGTCGGGCACTTCCTCGTCCATGATCCGGTCGCGAAGGCCGACGGCGGTGCCGCATTCGCCCCGGACGCCAAGTTCCGTGCCGCGGCGGTTCCCGACGGCCTCAGCAAGACGCTCGCGATGTCCGAGGTGAAGGCGTTTACCCCCCGCTACCACGACTGCTCGACACCCCCACACGAGCCTCCCTCCACGCCGGCGGCGGTGTTCACGTCGGGCGGATCATGGTCGGCCACCAACGGCCACACCGAGTGGGTCTGCGGTCGCGCGATCCACAACGGATTCACCACCACGTTCCCGCCGAACACGGTGATTTCCCACGTCAACGGCGGCACGACCTACGACATCTCGGTAACGAGCTCACGCGAGGGCCGAAGCGCGACCGAACCGACGTTTGCCGTCATCCCCTCGCGCAGCCACCATCCGGGCACGGTCGCCAGCCTGTTCCTCGATGGCTCGGTGCGGAGCATCGCCAACGAGATCGCGCCCACGACCTGGCGGGCGCTCGGCTCGCGTGCCGGTGGCGAAGTCACCGGCGACGAATGA
- a CDS encoding ABC transporter ATP-binding protein, with protein sequence MATSREIDGRARAGAGGPAARSGDGETIVETRNLSKTYRDFWGRSKKVALKPLDLKIQRGEIFGLLGPNGSGKTTTMKLLLGLIFPTSGDAFIFGREASDVGKNERIGYLPEESYLYKFLDAEETLDFYGRLFDMSPAQRKQRADVLIEMVGLGRDKKRQLREYSKGMTRRIGVAQALINDPELVLLDEPTSGLDPIGTREMKDLIIDLKKRGKTVIMSSHLLADVEDVCDRIAVLHQGELKELGRVEDMLRVTDVTQIRAKGLPPQATEEIRAVLRRHGVEDAEIGNPMTTLEDLFLEVVRDTEARPGRRAKQ encoded by the coding sequence ATGGCGACATCGCGAGAGATCGACGGTCGGGCCCGAGCCGGAGCAGGGGGGCCCGCCGCCCGGAGCGGCGACGGCGAAACGATCGTCGAGACGCGCAACCTCTCGAAGACGTACCGCGATTTCTGGGGCCGCAGCAAGAAGGTGGCCCTCAAACCGCTCGATCTGAAGATCCAGCGCGGCGAGATCTTCGGACTGCTCGGCCCCAACGGCTCGGGCAAGACGACGACCATGAAGCTGCTGCTGGGGCTGATCTTCCCCACCTCGGGCGACGCGTTCATCTTCGGCCGCGAGGCCAGCGACGTCGGCAAGAACGAGCGGATCGGCTACCTGCCGGAGGAGTCGTATCTTTACAAGTTCCTCGATGCCGAGGAGACGCTCGATTTCTACGGCCGGCTGTTCGACATGTCGCCGGCGCAGCGCAAGCAGCGGGCCGACGTGCTCATCGAAATGGTCGGTCTCGGACGCGACAAGAAACGGCAGCTGCGCGAGTATTCCAAGGGCATGACGCGCCGCATCGGCGTCGCCCAGGCGCTGATCAACGACCCCGAGCTGGTGCTGCTCGACGAGCCCACCAGCGGCCTCGATCCGATCGGCACGCGGGAGATGAAGGACCTGATCATCGACCTCAAGAAACGGGGCAAGACGGTGATCATGAGCTCCCACCTGCTGGCCGACGTCGAGGACGTGTGCGACCGGATCGCCGTCCTCCACCAGGGCGAGCTGAAGGAGCTCGGCCGGGTCGAGGACATGCTCCGCGTGACCGACGTGACCCAGATCCGTGCCAAAGGACTGCCGCCGCAGGCCACCGAGGAGATCCGGGCGGTCCTGCGGCGCCACGGGGTCGAGGATGCCGAGATCGGCAACCCGATGACCACGCTCGAGGATCTGTTCCTCGAGGTCGTGCGCGACACCGAGGCCCGGCCCGGCCGGCGTGCGAAGCAGTGA
- a CDS encoding HlyC/CorC family transporter, with translation MIVELVIVFALILANGFFSGAEMAIVASRRGRLADIAEGGDRAARIALDLASSPDRFLPTVQVGITLVGTLAAAYGGNRIVSDIATGIARLGPPALVPWAHTIALVTFVGLLSFFTLLLGELVPKRLALRRAEAVARAVAPAMSLFARLATPLVWGLSQATSAVLFLLGANRGAEPSVSVDDIEHLLEAGRAEGVLEAVEQAVAAEALRLGERSVRDIMRPRIDLDALDIDTPADEIVGAIAMAGYSRLPVYQGSLDHILGYVSIKDVLRHSWMGWPIELRRMMHKPLFVPESMPLDRLLELFQKERNQLAIVLDEYGGTEGLVTMEDVFEELVGEIHDEHGHTAARFTRREDGSWLVDGSASVEDLVETCGIRVESLPRDYSTVSGLVLATLERIPAVGDTATWNGLVLEVVDMDGRRIDKLLVRRS, from the coding sequence ATGATCGTGGAATTGGTCATCGTCTTCGCCCTGATCCTCGCCAACGGCTTCTTCTCCGGAGCCGAGATGGCGATCGTCGCCAGCCGGCGCGGTCGCCTCGCCGACATCGCCGAAGGGGGCGATCGCGCGGCGCGGATCGCCCTCGACCTCGCTTCGAGCCCCGATCGGTTCCTCCCCACTGTCCAGGTCGGGATCACGCTGGTCGGCACGCTGGCGGCGGCGTACGGCGGCAACCGGATCGTCAGCGACATTGCCACGGGCATCGCCCGGCTCGGGCCACCGGCGCTGGTCCCCTGGGCCCACACGATCGCCCTGGTGACGTTCGTCGGGCTGCTGTCGTTCTTCACCCTCCTGCTCGGCGAGTTGGTGCCGAAGCGGCTCGCCCTGCGCCGCGCGGAAGCGGTCGCCCGCGCGGTCGCGCCGGCGATGTCGCTGTTCGCCCGGCTGGCGACGCCGCTGGTCTGGGGGCTGTCGCAGGCGACCTCGGCGGTGCTGTTCCTCCTCGGCGCCAACCGAGGTGCCGAGCCGAGCGTGTCGGTCGACGACATCGAGCACCTCCTCGAGGCCGGGCGGGCCGAAGGGGTCCTCGAAGCGGTCGAGCAGGCGGTTGCCGCCGAGGCGCTGCGGCTGGGCGAGCGCAGCGTCCGCGACATCATGCGGCCCCGGATCGATCTCGACGCCCTCGACATCGACACCCCGGCCGACGAGATCGTCGGTGCGATCGCGATGGCGGGCTACTCCCGGCTGCCCGTCTACCAGGGTTCGCTCGACCACATCCTCGGCTACGTGTCTATCAAGGACGTCCTCCGCCACAGCTGGATGGGCTGGCCGATCGAGCTGCGACGGATGATGCACAAGCCCCTGTTCGTCCCGGAGTCGATGCCGCTCGACCGGCTTCTCGAGCTGTTTCAGAAGGAGCGCAACCAGCTCGCCATCGTGCTCGACGAATACGGCGGCACGGAGGGTCTGGTGACGATGGAGGACGTCTTCGAGGAGCTCGTCGGCGAGATCCACGACGAGCACGGCCACACCGCCGCCCGATTCACGCGCCGCGAAGACGGCTCGTGGCTCGTCGACGGCAGTGCCAGCGTCGAGGACCTCGTCGAGACCTGCGGGATCCGTGTCGAGTCGCTGCCCCGCGACTACTCGACCGTCTCCGGGCTGGTGCTGGCGACGCTCGAGCGGATCCCGGCGGTGGGAGACACGGCGACCTGGAACGGACTCGTTCTCGAGGTCGTCGACATGGACGGTCGACGCATCGACAAGCTGCTCGTCAGGCGCTCGTGA
- the proB gene encoding glutamate 5-kinase: MDPSHRHAVIEAATLIVVKVGTRVLTTSAGLLDDRRIEALCRQFDTLLAAGREIVLVSSGAVGAGMGRLGLASRPQELAHLQAVAAIGQSCLVEAYERALRSRGRHAAQVLLVADDLRQRTRYLNIRNTLRALVDYGAVPIINENDTVSVEELRSSFGDNDRLAAQVATLVGAPLLVLLSDVDGLFDRHPAEPGARLLPEITAVDAAVEGLARDSLGGVSKGGMASKIAAARIVTEAGGHCLIASGRDDHVLERIIRGEPVGTLFLGRPTTMPARKRWLGWSADARGVLLVDDGARRALADHGRSLLAAGVVEVEGEFAVGDTVAVAGSDRRPFARGLVNYPADDLRRIAGLKTEAIASVLGYCPYDEVVHRDNLAVINREAATM; this comes from the coding sequence ATGGATCCGTCACACCGCCACGCCGTCATCGAGGCTGCGACCCTGATCGTGGTCAAGGTCGGCACGCGCGTCCTGACAACCTCCGCCGGGCTGCTCGACGATCGGCGGATCGAGGCGTTGTGCCGTCAATTCGACACCCTGCTGGCGGCCGGTCGGGAGATCGTCCTGGTCAGCTCGGGCGCCGTCGGAGCCGGCATGGGCCGGCTCGGTCTGGCGAGCCGGCCGCAGGAGCTGGCCCATCTCCAGGCGGTGGCCGCGATCGGCCAAAGCTGCCTCGTCGAGGCCTACGAGCGCGCCCTGCGCTCCCGGGGCCGCCACGCCGCCCAGGTCCTGCTGGTGGCCGACGACCTCCGGCAGCGGACCCGCTACCTCAACATCCGCAACACGCTCCGGGCCCTGGTCGATTACGGGGCCGTGCCGATCATCAACGAGAACGACACGGTCAGCGTCGAGGAACTGCGGTCGAGCTTCGGTGACAACGACCGCCTCGCCGCCCAGGTGGCGACGCTGGTCGGCGCGCCGCTGCTGGTGCTCCTGTCCGACGTCGACGGGTTGTTCGACCGGCACCCCGCCGAACCGGGAGCGCGGCTGCTGCCCGAGATCACCGCCGTCGACGCCGCCGTCGAGGGTCTCGCGCGCGACAGTCTCGGTGGCGTGTCGAAGGGGGGCATGGCCAGCAAGATCGCCGCCGCACGGATCGTCACCGAGGCCGGCGGGCATTGCCTGATCGCCTCCGGTCGCGACGACCACGTCCTCGAGCGGATCATCCGCGGCGAGCCGGTGGGGACGCTGTTTCTCGGAAGGCCGACGACCATGCCGGCGCGGAAACGTTGGCTGGGGTGGTCGGCGGACGCGCGCGGCGTGTTGCTCGTCGACGACGGTGCCCGCCGGGCGCTTGCCGACCACGGGCGCAGCCTGCTGGCGGCCGGCGTCGTCGAGGTCGAGGGGGAATTCGCCGTCGGCGACACCGTCGCGGTCGCCGGCTCCGACCGACGGCCGTTCGCCCGGGGGCTGGTCAATTACCCGGCCGACGACCTGCGGCGGATCGCCGGCCTGAAGACCGAGGCGATCGCTTCGGTGCTCGGCTACTGCCCGTACGACGAGGTGGTGCACCGCGACAATCTCGCGGTCATCAACCGCGAAGCCGCCACCATGTGA
- a CDS encoding amidophosphoribosyltransferase — MSDLHHECGIAAIYHLGTASAGTADVARLVPRMLLDMQNRGQLSAGMTAWNPERNQLLVTHKDVGSVTEVFRMSQRHPFESLMQQLTGRAAIGHVRYATCGADDPGYAQPLERPHIQKRKWFAFGFNGQLANYPQLRAEILADGDNHLARDNDTEVIMHAIGRELSGDADPDPAELLAAISARFDGAWNIALLDACGRMIVARDPLGIRPMEYAIDGGVMAAASESVALINLGFPTSSIRSLEPGTALVVDRQGARTVRFAAPRPRAHCFFEWIYFANVASTMDERSVYLVRKHLGEELARLETVPIDADTVVVPVPDTSKAAADAMAYRLAIPSVEGLIRNRYTGRTFIDGPASRRQKAESKYTPLREVLEGKRVLLVEDSIVRSTTMKVLLGRMRSLGGAREIHVRIACPPIIAPCFYGIDMSTIDELFAPAFLRDGVLTDDAQAEMAHRLGADSLRYLPLDAIARSIGLGQDQLCQACLTGRYPTAAGTRLYQIALDQRACGVTGRTYEAAAART; from the coding sequence GTGAGCGACCTCCACCACGAATGCGGGATTGCGGCGATCTACCATCTCGGCACCGCGTCCGCAGGGACCGCCGACGTGGCCAGGCTCGTGCCGCGGATGCTGCTCGACATGCAGAACCGCGGCCAATTGTCGGCCGGGATGACCGCTTGGAATCCCGAGCGCAACCAATTGCTCGTCACCCACAAGGACGTGGGCAGCGTCACCGAGGTGTTCCGCATGAGCCAGCGGCACCCGTTCGAGTCGCTGATGCAGCAACTCACGGGCCGGGCGGCGATCGGCCACGTGCGCTATGCGACCTGCGGAGCCGACGACCCGGGCTACGCCCAGCCGCTCGAGCGTCCCCACATCCAAAAGCGCAAGTGGTTCGCCTTCGGCTTCAACGGTCAACTCGCCAACTACCCGCAGCTCCGCGCCGAGATCCTCGCCGACGGCGATAACCACCTCGCCCGCGACAACGACACCGAAGTCATCATGCACGCCATCGGCCGCGAGCTGTCGGGGGACGCCGATCCCGATCCGGCCGAGCTGCTCGCGGCGATCTCGGCCCGCTTCGACGGTGCCTGGAACATCGCCCTCCTCGATGCCTGCGGCCGGATGATCGTCGCCCGCGATCCCCTCGGGATCCGCCCGATGGAGTACGCGATCGACGGCGGGGTGATGGCGGCGGCGAGCGAGAGCGTCGCGCTGATCAACCTCGGCTTTCCGACCTCGTCGATCCGCTCACTCGAGCCGGGAACGGCCCTCGTGGTCGATCGCCAGGGTGCGCGGACCGTGCGCTTCGCCGCCCCACGCCCCCGGGCCCACTGTTTCTTCGAGTGGATCTACTTCGCCAACGTCGCCAGCACGATGGACGAGCGCAGCGTGTATCTGGTGCGCAAGCATCTCGGCGAGGAATTGGCACGCCTCGAGACGGTGCCGATCGACGCCGATACGGTGGTGGTGCCGGTGCCCGACACGAGCAAGGCCGCGGCCGACGCGATGGCCTACCGGTTGGCGATCCCGAGCGTCGAGGGGCTGATCCGCAACCGCTACACGGGGCGCACGTTCATCGACGGTCCGGCGAGCCGGCGCCAGAAGGCCGAGTCGAAGTACACTCCGCTCCGCGAGGTCCTCGAGGGGAAGCGCGTCCTGCTCGTCGAGGATTCGATCGTCCGCAGCACCACCATGAAGGTGCTCCTCGGGCGGATGCGGTCGCTCGGCGGGGCGCGCGAGATCCATGTCCGCATCGCCTGCCCGCCGATCATCGCCCCCTGTTTCTACGGCATCGACATGTCGACGATCGACGAGCTGTTCGCACCGGCGTTCCTGCGCGACGGCGTGCTCACCGACGACGCCCAGGCCGAGATGGCCCACCGCCTCGGGGCCGATTCGCTGCGCTACCTGCCGCTCGACGCGATCGCCCGCTCGATCGGTCTTGGCCAGGATCAGCTCTGCCAAGCCTGCCTCACGGGTCGCTATCCGACCGCCGCGGGAACGCGGCTCTACCAGATCGCGCTCGACCAGCGTGCCTGTGGCGTCACCGGCCGGACCTACGAGGCGGCCGCGGCGCGCACCTGA
- a CDS encoding mannose-6-phosphate isomerase, with the protein MTPDLPAAPLTFTPRYQTRVWGGRLFETALGRTLPDDRPYGASWELSDRPDCQSVVATGELAGTTLHDLWSRHRRAIFGDMLADHPAARFPLLVKVLDCADDLSIQVHPPAAIAPALAGEPKSEMWHFVGVRPGARLYAGLRHGVTRDRFEAALSAGTVAECVHALEPAVGDSLMVHSGRLHALGGGLLVFEIQQNSDTTYRVFDWNRVGLDGRPRQLHVAESLRCIDFDDFEPDLRRAADGNPLASCTHFRVDRLPGATPVPSSGMRLVMAVDRLSWAGTVIAPGSVALWPACLPAAPEIGGGAWLEIVV; encoded by the coding sequence ATGACGCCCGACCTCCCCGCCGCACCGCTGACCTTCACGCCCCGGTACCAGACCCGCGTCTGGGGTGGGAGGCTCTTCGAGACGGCCCTCGGCCGCACCCTCCCCGACGATCGACCGTACGGCGCATCGTGGGAGCTGTCCGACCGCCCCGACTGCCAGAGCGTGGTGGCCACCGGAGAGCTTGCCGGGACGACGCTCCACGACCTCTGGAGCCGCCACCGGCGCGCGATCTTCGGGGACATGCTGGCCGACCATCCTGCCGCTCGGTTCCCGCTGCTCGTCAAGGTGCTCGACTGCGCCGACGACCTCTCGATCCAGGTGCATCCCCCCGCCGCGATCGCCCCCGCCCTGGCCGGCGAACCGAAGTCGGAGATGTGGCATTTCGTCGGCGTCCGCCCGGGAGCCCGCCTGTATGCGGGCCTGCGCCACGGCGTGACCCGCGACCGATTCGAGGCGGCCCTCTCCGCCGGCACCGTGGCCGAGTGCGTCCACGCCCTGGAACCGGCCGTGGGCGACAGCCTGATGGTGCACAGTGGCCGGTTGCACGCGCTCGGCGGCGGCCTGCTGGTGTTCGAGATCCAGCAGAACAGCGACACCACCTACCGCGTGTTCGACTGGAACCGCGTCGGCCTCGACGGGCGGCCGCGTCAGCTGCACGTCGCGGAGTCGTTGCGCTGCATCGACTTCGACGATTTCGAACCCGATCTCCGGCGCGCCGCCGACGGCAACCCTCTCGCTTCCTGCACCCACTTCCGGGTCGACCGGCTCCCCGGAGCGACTCCCGTCCCCTCCTCCGGGATGCGGCTGGTGATGGCGGTCGATCGCCTCTCCTGGGCGGGGACGGTGATCGCCCCGGGGAGCGTGGCGCTGTGGCCGGCCTGTCTGCCTGCCGCGCCGGAGATCGGCGGCGGGGCGTGGCTCGAGATCGTCGTCTGA
- a CDS encoding tRNA (guanosine(46)-N7)-methyltransferase TrmB — protein sequence MPRRGAKKPDRALDVSWHLLRIADLPTPCFPAELFPTGASPVELEVGSGKGLFLATAAAAQPQRLYLGTEIAFGYARLAAGRLARARLTNARVAHGDAGLLVRSGLPDGCLAAVHVYFPDPWWKARHKKRRVLSAIFLDHVGRVLGADGVLHVWTDVEEYFRESLDLAAATGCFAPPRDVPATEPTHDLDYRTHFERRTRLAGAPVWRAALVRTGAAARVVREERPSPPPG from the coding sequence ATGCCGCGCCGTGGTGCCAAGAAGCCCGACCGTGCCCTGGACGTGTCGTGGCACCTCCTGCGGATCGCCGACCTTCCCACTCCCTGCTTCCCTGCCGAGTTGTTTCCCACCGGTGCTTCTCCGGTCGAACTGGAGGTGGGCAGCGGCAAGGGCCTGTTCCTCGCCACGGCGGCCGCGGCACAGCCGCAGCGCCTCTACCTGGGCACGGAGATCGCCTTCGGCTACGCCCGGCTCGCGGCCGGCCGGCTCGCCCGGGCCCGCCTCACCAACGCCCGCGTCGCGCACGGCGACGCCGGCCTGCTCGTCCGCTCCGGCCTCCCCGACGGGTGCCTGGCCGCGGTCCATGTCTATTTCCCCGACCCGTGGTGGAAGGCCCGCCACAAGAAGCGCCGCGTCCTCTCCGCGATCTTTCTCGACCATGTCGGCAGGGTCCTCGGGGCGGACGGCGTGCTCCACGTCTGGACCGACGTCGAGGAGTACTTCCGCGAATCGCTCGACCTCGCTGCCGCGACCGGCTGTTTCGCTCCCCCCCGGGATGTCCCCGCGACCGAGCCGACGCACGATCTCGACTACCGCACGCACTTCGAGCGGCGCACGCGCCTCGCCGGCGCACCGGTGTGGCGGGCGGCGCTGGTCCGGACCGGAGCCGCGGCCCGGGTCGTACGCGAAGAGCGGCCTTCGCCACCTCCGGGCTGA
- a CDS encoding beta-hydroxyacyl-ACP dehydratase, whose amino-acid sequence MAPRDYIIDPSAYDVSRVIAGITEIRQWNRQRFEMEQLTAIVFEDRSRGLCVGYKDVTPDEFWVRGHFPEVAVMPGVMMCEAAAQLSSYFTQKYNLLDAQMIGFGGMEDVRFREPVRPGDRLVITVERIRVRPRAMIVCRFQGLVRDSIVVDGVIKGVPLPVDFLVQSATAGNAHAG is encoded by the coding sequence GTGGCACCGCGCGACTACATCATCGATCCCTCCGCCTACGACGTTTCCCGCGTGATCGCCGGCATCACGGAGATCCGTCAGTGGAACCGGCAGCGTTTCGAGATGGAGCAACTCACGGCGATCGTCTTCGAGGACCGCTCGCGCGGGCTGTGCGTCGGCTACAAGGACGTGACTCCCGACGAGTTCTGGGTTCGGGGTCACTTCCCCGAGGTGGCGGTGATGCCCGGCGTGATGATGTGCGAGGCGGCCGCCCAGCTCTCCAGCTATTTCACGCAGAAATACAACCTGCTCGATGCCCAGATGATCGGTTTCGGCGGCATGGAAGACGTGCGGTTCCGCGAACCGGTCCGCCCCGGCGACCGGTTGGTGATCACCGTCGAACGCATCCGTGTCCGTCCGCGGGCGATGATCGTCTGCCGGTTCCAGGGGCTCGTCCGCGACAGCATCGTCGTCGACGGCGTCATCAAGGGTGTGCCGCTGCCTGTCGACTTCCTCGTCCAGTCGGCCACGGCCGGCAACGCGCACGCCGGTTGA
- a CDS encoding terpene cyclase/mutase family protein: MAAEGAVEDTERRPTTAGDGGTATRLERVLTSPQVRSGYASLLVQLAALIVLSLLTVRGPRTGRPLALVIDIGTGDAADSADGRGPAAAAHPAEAAGPEAPAADIAVVTAPATEAAAVVEQPLVEPSAETGVPTANAGHVQPVAHRPGAPAAPGAAADGDPFAARRRFGAGRGTDAGSGAAGASPASDAAVERGLAWLARHQATDGSWRFDLADCRCDGACRAPGTLSSTTASTGLALLPFLGAGHTHTAGPYQETVARGIYYLLSRERTTPRGSDFCEGTMYGQGVTTLALAEALGMTGDALLERPVAGAIRFIETSQDLHGGGWRYLPGQAGDITVTAWQLVALKSCQLAGQEAPSPTIAGIRRFLDSVQSRGGSAYGYRTPAAKPATSAIGLLCRVYTGWPRDDRRLREGLDGLVRTGPDPQAIYTNFYLSQALLQTDHPGWPRWNARHRDQLVALQGRAGHEAGSWWFTDAETAPGGRLAHTALAVLTLEVYYRLLPIYSEDAVRRGF, from the coding sequence GTGGCCGCCGAGGGTGCCGTCGAGGATACGGAACGGCGTCCCACCACAGCCGGCGACGGGGGCACGGCGACCCGCCTGGAGCGGGTCCTCACCAGCCCGCAGGTCCGCTCGGGCTACGCCAGCCTGCTGGTCCAACTCGCGGCGCTGATCGTCCTCTCGCTCCTCACCGTCCGCGGCCCCCGGACCGGCCGGCCGCTGGCGCTGGTCATCGACATCGGCACCGGCGACGCCGCCGACTCCGCGGATGGCCGTGGTCCGGCCGCGGCGGCACACCCTGCCGAAGCGGCCGGACCAGAGGCCCCCGCAGCGGACATCGCCGTGGTGACCGCACCGGCGACGGAGGCCGCCGCGGTGGTCGAGCAACCGCTCGTCGAACCGTCGGCCGAGACCGGTGTTCCCACCGCCAATGCGGGGCACGTGCAGCCGGTCGCTCACCGCCCCGGTGCCCCGGCGGCGCCGGGGGCAGCCGCCGACGGCGATCCCTTCGCCGCCCGGCGGCGCTTCGGCGCGGGGCGCGGAACCGATGCCGGAAGCGGGGCGGCCGGCGCCTCGCCGGCCAGCGACGCGGCGGTCGAACGCGGCCTGGCATGGCTGGCGCGTCACCAGGCCACCGACGGATCGTGGCGCTTCGACCTCGCCGACTGCCGCTGCGACGGCGCTTGCCGTGCTCCGGGCACGTTGTCGAGCACGACGGCGAGCACCGGCCTGGCGCTGTTGCCGTTTCTCGGAGCCGGCCACACGCACACGGCCGGCCCCTACCAGGAGACGGTGGCGCGCGGGATTTATTACCTGCTCAGCCGCGAGCGGACGACCCCCCGGGGGAGCGACTTCTGCGAAGGCACCATGTATGGCCAGGGCGTGACGACACTGGCCCTCGCCGAGGCGCTCGGCATGACCGGCGACGCGCTCCTCGAGCGCCCGGTGGCGGGTGCGATCCGGTTCATCGAGACCTCGCAGGATCTCCACGGTGGCGGCTGGCGCTACCTGCCGGGTCAGGCCGGCGACATCACGGTCACCGCCTGGCAACTGGTGGCGCTCAAGAGCTGTCAGCTCGCCGGCCAGGAGGCTCCGTCGCCGACGATCGCCGGGATCCGTCGGTTCCTCGATTCGGTCCAGTCGCGCGGAGGTTCCGCCTACGGCTACCGGACGCCCGCCGCCAAACCGGCGACGTCGGCGATCGGCCTCCTCTGCCGCGTCTACACCGGTTGGCCGCGCGACGACCGCCGCCTGCGCGAAGGACTCGACGGGCTGGTGCGCACCGGCCCCGACCCGCAGGCGATCTACACCAACTTCTACCTGTCGCAGGCCCTCCTCCAGACCGACCACCCCGGTTGGCCAAGGTGGAACGCCCGTCACCGGGATCAGCTCGTCGCCCTCCAGGGCCGGGCCGGGCACGAGGCGGGCAGTTGGTGGTTTACCGACGCGGAGACGGCGCCAGGGGGCCGTCTGGCCCACACGGCGCTGGCTGTGCTGACACTCGAGGTCTACTACCGGCTGCTGCCGATCTACTCGGAAGACGCCGTGCGCCGTGGCTTCTGA